A window from Oscillatoria sp. FACHB-1406 encodes these proteins:
- a CDS encoding type III pantothenate kinase, with product MQKTDNLDWLGLAIGNSRLHWAWFQGQTLLETHNSEHFSPENPSQFIPLRWPINIPLIMASVVSQQTVLLKKSGLWGAIAEIQLADIPLEGIYATMGIDRALSILGAAQTYGAPILVIDAGTALTFTAASPSPRLPVPQSPPHPVSPSPSHPVSPSPPHPLTPSPHPLTLLGGAILPGLRLQFQVLGQKTAALPEVQLPESLPSRWCLETEGAIASGILYTVLAGIRDFIADWRAQFPQSAIVLTGGDADWLQRQLLEIPGIIVDPYLIFWGMRGIICNS from the coding sequence ATGCAAAAAACTGATAACTTAGATTGGCTGGGCTTAGCGATCGGCAACTCGCGCCTGCATTGGGCTTGGTTTCAGGGTCAAACGCTCCTGGAAACGCACAACAGCGAGCATTTCAGCCCCGAAAATCCCTCTCAATTTATCCCCCTTCGTTGGCCGATAAATATACCCCTAATTATGGCTTCCGTTGTGTCGCAGCAAACGGTATTGTTAAAGAAGTCGGGTTTATGGGGCGCGATCGCAGAGATCCAATTAGCAGATATCCCCTTAGAAGGGATCTATGCAACAATGGGGATCGATCGCGCCCTTTCTATTTTAGGAGCCGCGCAAACCTACGGCGCGCCCATCCTCGTTATCGATGCAGGAACAGCCCTAACCTTTACCGCTGCCTCCCCCTCTCCCCGTCTCCCAGTCCCCCAGTCTCCCCCTCACCCAGTCTCCCCCTCACCCAGTCACCCAGTCTCCCCCTCACCCCCTCACCCCCTCACCCCCTCACCCCATCCCCTCACCCTCCTCGGCGGTGCAATTCTGCCGGGATTGCGGTTGCAGTTTCAGGTTTTAGGGCAAAAAACGGCGGCACTTCCGGAAGTTCAATTACCAGAGTCTTTGCCGTCGCGTTGGTGCTTAGAGACTGAGGGCGCGATCGCTTCGGGAATTCTCTATACCGTTCTAGCCGGAATTCGCGATTTCATTGCCGATTGGCGCGCCCAATTTCCCCAAAGCGCGATCGTTTTAACGGGTGGCGATGCGGATTGGTTGCAAAGACAATTGTTAGAAATTCCAGGAATTATTGTCGATCCATATTTAATTTTTTGGGGAATGCGAGGGATAATTTGTAATTCGTAA
- a CDS encoding ShlB/FhaC/HecB family hemolysin secretion/activation protein — protein sequence MASGGATAIASRGLYHMTVKQFYTLVARASLFCAGFPSTALAQFEPPNSVPQIALQPPTENLLPSQISPNQEEPLTEGLSAPPEQEQQEAQATPTLNFPCVSPSENDSNCLPPADFAQTLPPPGTVEPPPSNPTPLPDIPEPPAGPFFPSAPPSTPPRPTTPGNAVFRIRAIEVLGSTVFSQEELQAAVSDFIGKEANYDDLLEIRSRITQLYVSAGYATSGAFLPPQELTAGIVRIQIAEGRLERIEVRGLERLRESYVRSRIEVAAKPPLNVQRLETALQLLQQDGAIERVNAELAAGTAPGLSILSLQVKEAAAFSAGVIGENTDSPSVGENSVTVFAGHNNFAGYGDRISARVRDTKGLTQYSLGYEIPITPYDGTFSISYSNSRSKIIEPPFADLNIRSESDTLSFGFRHPLYRTPRTEVAIGATLDLRQSQTYIFNDIPFSFSLGPEEGHSKTSVLRLSQEWVERSETRVLAARSQFNFGLNWLNATINNTGVDGDFITWNGQFQWVEAFSPDTTLVARIGTQIAFDSLLSLEQFSVGGDDTVRGYRRNQRVGDSGFTSSVELRFTVLRDPGKFGVVQLVPFIDYGMVWNYDDRLLPNPDPRVIASTGVSLRWQLNRMLSARLDWGVPLIPISTPGTALQDRGITFSIRFQPF from the coding sequence ATGGCTTCGGGGGGAGCTACGGCGATCGCGTCGCGGGGTCTCTACCATATGACCGTCAAACAATTTTACACTCTTGTTGCGCGCGCGAGTTTATTCTGTGCGGGCTTTCCTTCCACAGCATTGGCCCAATTCGAGCCGCCCAATTCGGTTCCGCAAATCGCGCTGCAACCTCCTACAGAGAATCTTCTCCCCAGTCAAATATCGCCAAACCAAGAAGAACCGCTGACTGAGGGACTGTCCGCCCCACCCGAGCAGGAACAACAGGAAGCGCAAGCAACTCCGACTTTGAACTTCCCTTGTGTATCGCCCTCCGAAAATGACAGCAATTGCCTGCCACCTGCCGATTTCGCCCAAACCCTGCCGCCCCCCGGAACCGTCGAACCGCCTCCCTCCAATCCCACTCCCCTTCCCGACATTCCCGAACCGCCCGCCGGTCCCTTTTTCCCCTCCGCCCCGCCCTCCACTCCCCCCCGTCCTACGACTCCCGGTAACGCCGTCTTTCGCATCCGTGCAATTGAAGTGTTGGGTAGCACCGTATTTTCCCAGGAAGAACTACAGGCAGCAGTCAGCGACTTTATCGGAAAAGAGGCAAATTATGACGACCTCCTGGAAATTCGTTCCAGAATTACGCAGTTATATGTAAGCGCGGGCTATGCGACATCGGGGGCATTTCTGCCGCCGCAAGAGCTAACCGCAGGTATAGTAAGAATTCAGATAGCAGAAGGACGACTGGAGCGCATTGAGGTACGGGGTTTGGAGCGTTTGCGCGAAAGTTACGTGCGCAGTCGCATTGAGGTCGCAGCGAAACCGCCGTTGAACGTGCAACGGCTCGAAACCGCATTGCAACTGCTGCAACAGGATGGCGCGATCGAACGGGTTAACGCCGAACTTGCGGCGGGAACCGCTCCGGGTTTGAGCATATTAAGCTTGCAAGTGAAGGAAGCGGCGGCTTTTAGTGCGGGCGTTATCGGGGAAAATACTGATTCGCCCAGCGTGGGGGAAAATAGCGTTACCGTCTTTGCCGGTCATAATAATTTTGCGGGATATGGCGATCGCATCAGCGCTCGAGTTCGCGATACGAAAGGGCTAACGCAGTACAGTCTCGGTTATGAGATTCCCATCACCCCCTACGATGGAACGTTTAGTATTAGTTATAGCAACAGCCGCAGCAAAATTATCGAGCCGCCCTTTGCCGATCTCAACATCCGTTCGGAATCGGACACGCTTTCATTCGGGTTTCGCCATCCCCTTTATCGGACTCCTCGCACGGAAGTTGCGATCGGGGCGACGCTGGATTTGCGCCAAAGTCAAACCTATATTTTCAACGATATCCCTTTTTCTTTTTCCTTGGGGCCGGAGGAAGGTCACTCGAAAACCAGCGTTTTGCGGTTAAGTCAGGAGTGGGTGGAGCGATCGGAAACTCGCGTTCTCGCAGCGCGATCGCAGTTTAATTTTGGTCTGAATTGGCTGAATGCTACCATCAACAATACGGGGGTTGATGGCGATTTTATCACTTGGAACGGTCAGTTTCAGTGGGTAGAAGCCTTCAGCCCCGATACAACTTTAGTCGCGCGCATAGGAACCCAAATTGCTTTCGATTCTCTCCTTTCTCTCGAACAATTTAGCGTAGGCGGCGACGATACAGTGAGGGGATATCGCCGCAATCAACGAGTAGGAGATAGCGGTTTTACGAGTTCGGTAGAGTTACGTTTTACGGTGTTGCGAGATCCGGGCAAATTTGGGGTCGTACAATTAGTACCGTTTATCGATTATGGAATGGTTTGGAATTACGACGATCGCTTGCTGCCGAATCCCGATCCTCGCGTTATTGCCAGTACGGGAGTAAGTTTGCGCTGGCAATTAAATCGAATGTTGTCCGCTCGTTTGGATTGGGGGGTTCCTTTAATCCCGATTTCTACGCCAGGAACCGCCCTCCAAGATCGCGGGATTACTTTTTCGATTCGCTTTCAACCTTTTTAA
- a CDS encoding GUN4 domain-containing protein, translating to MGWQDIKQKAWKIGSKIFGSIVGATASFVGKKIVRETIPISGNDRVIATILAANDTAMQAFAIVQNQLAKVQARQNQLKKTELMLDATIAKENLAVTQQKLAHKAQLARQERELKLQLSKLWCNLKRELQQNEFQQQNDLQARQIQADWDKTKLPTIFSRHELEKLAEDTQRPLFVCAKMQITEGCPNYFRTELAAETESQIKTFANSVFKEEVRFYSRFFDNEAIFDTNAAQLQNIIPQVPCVMSFSKVTRRSAHLHYQLWGSQSAKILHGHLDLEVPWRDLAQQLQGELAGEAIDDDDLYETIGDWLTALQKIYALFAIDLYQIVDGEDPFYSVKLESIDCGLPETIARQFISPLVAVLQEVQTQRLQAFNEELHRPPNESEQQSHKASSQAREEAVYREVEYQPLTNFTSARGMEFEYQKLDELLVAQKWQTADESTRELMLRVTNRIAEGYLDAESIEAFPCEDLRTIDKLWVERSGGKFGFSVQKKLWQECGGKIDKYDDEAFKKFATKVGWYQPHKFGGTYNEFLNDTDNGKNARYAAFPATILGLWCGWGWWAGGKNRIFYSLVQRIISCSK from the coding sequence ATGGGCTGGCAGGATATCAAGCAGAAAGCGTGGAAGATCGGCAGTAAAATCTTCGGCTCCATTGTCGGAGCGACAGCTTCATTTGTCGGGAAGAAAATCGTTAGGGAAACAATACCAATTTCTGGCAACGATCGAGTTATTGCGACTATTCTCGCCGCTAATGACACCGCAATGCAAGCGTTTGCGATCGTGCAAAACCAGTTAGCAAAAGTACAGGCGCGGCAGAACCAACTTAAGAAAACAGAGTTGATGCTGGATGCGACGATCGCTAAAGAAAATCTCGCCGTCACCCAACAAAAATTGGCTCATAAAGCCCAGCTTGCCCGTCAAGAACGAGAACTCAAACTCCAACTTAGCAAATTATGGTGCAATCTGAAACGAGAATTGCAGCAAAACGAATTTCAGCAGCAAAATGACTTACAAGCGCGGCAAATTCAAGCCGATTGGGACAAAACTAAACTGCCAACAATTTTTAGCCGTCATGAATTAGAAAAGTTAGCAGAAGATACCCAACGTCCTTTGTTTGTCTGTGCCAAAATGCAGATTACTGAAGGTTGCCCGAATTACTTTCGGACAGAACTCGCCGCCGAAACCGAAAGTCAAATCAAAACTTTTGCCAATTCTGTCTTTAAGGAAGAAGTGCGCTTTTACAGCCGCTTTTTTGATAACGAAGCTATTTTTGATACCAATGCAGCGCAATTACAGAATATTATTCCCCAAGTTCCTTGTGTAATGAGTTTCAGTAAAGTCACGCGCCGCAGCGCTCATTTACACTACCAATTGTGGGGCAGCCAAAGCGCTAAGATTTTGCACGGACATCTCGATCTTGAAGTGCCTTGGCGGGATTTAGCACAACAGTTGCAGGGGGAGTTGGCTGGGGAAGCGATTGATGATGACGATTTGTACGAAACGATTGGGGATTGGTTGACGGCGTTGCAGAAAATCTATGCTTTGTTTGCGATCGATCTTTATCAAATTGTGGATGGCGAAGATCCGTTTTATTCAGTGAAGTTAGAAAGCATAGATTGTGGTTTACCCGAAACTATTGCACGACAATTTATTTCCCCTTTAGTCGCCGTTTTGCAGGAGGTTCAGACTCAACGCCTTCAAGCTTTTAATGAAGAGTTGCACCGCCCGCCGAACGAGAGCGAACAGCAGAGTCACAAAGCATCAAGTCAAGCACGGGAAGAAGCAGTATATCGAGAAGTAGAATATCAGCCTTTAACAAATTTTACCTCCGCGCGGGGAATGGAATTTGAGTATCAAAAACTGGATGAATTGTTAGTCGCCCAAAAATGGCAGACGGCGGATGAGTCAACTCGCGAACTGATGTTACGAGTTACAAATCGGATTGCCGAAGGTTATTTAGACGCAGAGAGTATTGAGGCTTTTCCCTGTGAAGATTTACGAACCATCGATAAACTTTGGGTAGAACGTAGTGGGGGTAAATTTGGTTTTAGCGTTCAGAAAAAGCTGTGGCAGGAGTGCGGTGGTAAAATTGATAAATATGATGACGAAGCCTTTAAAAAATTTGCTACAAAAGTGGGTTGGTATCAGCCTCATAAATTTGGGGGAACGTATAATGAGTTTCTGAACGATACTGATAATGGAAAAAATGCCCGTTACGCAGCCTTTCCTGCAACTATTTTGGGTTTGTGGTGCGGTTGGGGTTGGTGGGCAGGGGGCAAGAATAGAATATTTTATTCTCTGGTGCAGAGAATTATAAGCTGTAGCAAATAA
- a CDS encoding transposase, with translation MPNYRRITRTGGTYFFTQVTYQRYPWLCSDLGRSTLRASIEKVREKYPFLIDSFVLLPDHFHCILTLPEGDSDYKTRLRLIKTFTTKNFKEEFNVELKTTTSRQKRQERNLWQRRYWEHAIRDEEDFARHCDYIHYNPVKHGLCTTPQHWRFSSIHRFITSGIYPKDWGCEFIPDIPMNVRYE, from the coding sequence ATGCCCAACTACAGAAGAATTACCCGAACAGGCGGCACGTATTTCTTCACTCAAGTCACTTACCAACGCTACCCTTGGTTATGCAGCGATCTCGGACGTTCTACACTTCGAGCAAGTATTGAAAAAGTACGCGAAAAATATCCATTTTTGATTGATTCTTTTGTTCTTCTACCCGACCATTTTCATTGTATCTTAACACTTCCCGAAGGCGACAGCGACTATAAAACTCGGCTGCGACTTATTAAAACTTTTACCACTAAGAATTTTAAAGAAGAATTTAATGTAGAACTGAAAACAACGACCTCTCGTCAAAAACGTCAAGAAAGAAATCTTTGGCAACGTAGATATTGGGAACACGCTATTCGAGATGAAGAAGATTTTGCTCGACATTGCGATTATATTCACTACAATCCCGTGAAGCATGGTTTATGTACAACACCCCAACATTGGCGATTTTCTAGCATTCATCGCTTCATCACTAGCGGTATTTATCCCAAAGATTGGGGATGCGAGTTTATTCCAGATATTCCGATGAATGTGAGGTATGAATAA
- a CDS encoding HEAT repeat domain-containing protein: protein MLDPITLAVGAIIADLGKGAIEDYVKDFFKDRIKDAESLAAKPFAKDAVKEAMGAFCTAFLEELQRQGLQGDTFSHYKKPLSKFIRLKPVCQALSRVFPPKSSRLDLKVLRESWAELKNAPSPSISRRIAPQKLQEKAPLLFRDLNPKPEVPALPEGFNWQNVERQYRDRVEAIVFKNRELREQLDSDNRLTVAKNSRATAGIIPSFDLAKYAETIKERYANLKLESLEATGYAYNELKLWQMFVPQNVRECREYLPQVYELPKELQRQLAERGELEKELSLEQLKRHQESYRQQSIQSVKELLADSRYSYLVILGDPGSGKSTLLQYIALEWAEHKIEELPNLPVPLLIELRTYIRSREKGECKNFLEFVNHSSGWVNHLNQHQLVEELTAGNAIILFDGLDEIFDRSLREDVVNQIHNFTQAYDKVRAIVTSRVIGYKAQRLRDAGFSHFLLQDLENEQIEDFIQRWHERTYPSWEERQRKQERFVKAIKTSKAIRELAGNPLLLTMMAILNRGRELPRDREQLYAQASQLLLHQWDIERQLIDQKLDPMAIDFRDKQAMLRRVARMLQTSEKGLAGNIIAVQQLEAAIEEFLKEKEIKDARTVARLLVQQLRERNFILCSLGSDYYAFVHRTFLEYFCAWDLVWEFKETRTLTLEQLRAEVFGQHWRDEAWQEVLRLICAMLDARFVGEILEDLLQREEEEFKNVFFAASCLQEVRERGKIAAIDGKVRERVISLISYDLPYAYEEWYKKALKVAMIRAQAVKTVATTWQDHSDTLHILKQRATTDEDEFVRYAAIKTLAQHYREDSDTLSLLKQRATTDESGNVRQAAVEALAQYYPDDRDTLPILKQRATTDEEAYVQQAAVTVLAQYYPDDSDTLPWLKQRATTDEHWNVRQAAVTVLAQYYPDDSDTLPWLKQRSTTDEEAYVRGAAVEALAQHYPDDSDTLPWLKQRATTDEHWNVRRAAVSALARHYRDDSDTLPWLKQRATTDEYWYVRWTAVTALAQHYRDDSDTLPILKQRATTDEDETVREAAVSALAQHYRDDSDTLPILKQRATTDEDETVRQAAVSALAQHYRDDSDTLPWLKQRATTDEHGSVRRAAVEALAQHYRDDSDTLPILKQCATTDEHWYVRRTAMEALAQHYRDDGETFAILCACALHDPFIREQDRQTNPRQVALKNLVKWVKFGEENPERKERVLAILQDRAANDADEQFRVWAQQELAKW, encoded by the coding sequence TGCGGTTAAGGAAGCGATGGGCGCGTTCTGCACTGCCTTCTTAGAAGAATTGCAACGACAGGGGTTACAGGGCGACACCTTTTCCCATTATAAAAAACCTTTATCCAAGTTTATTCGATTAAAGCCCGTTTGTCAAGCGCTCAGCCGCGTTTTTCCGCCCAAAAGTTCGCGCCTCGACCTGAAAGTTTTGCGGGAAAGTTGGGCGGAATTAAAGAATGCACCCTCTCCCTCAATTTCGAGACGGATTGCCCCGCAAAAGTTGCAAGAAAAAGCGCCTCTCTTATTTCGCGATCTCAACCCCAAACCCGAAGTTCCCGCCTTACCGGAAGGGTTTAACTGGCAGAACGTTGAAAGACAATATCGCGATCGCGTTGAAGCGATTGTTTTTAAAAATCGCGAGCTACGAGAGCAGCTTGATTCTGATAACCGCCTGACGGTTGCTAAGAATAGTCGAGCAACAGCGGGGATTATTCCCAGCTTCGACCTCGCCAAGTATGCAGAGACGATTAAAGAACGCTACGCTAACCTGAAACTCGAAAGTTTAGAGGCTACCGGCTACGCCTACAACGAACTGAAATTGTGGCAGATGTTCGTGCCGCAGAACGTGCGGGAATGTCGGGAATATTTGCCGCAGGTTTACGAACTCCCTAAAGAGTTACAGCGGCAACTGGCAGAACGAGGCGAACTGGAAAAAGAACTGAGTTTAGAACAGCTTAAACGACATCAAGAAAGTTATCGCCAACAATCGATTCAATCGGTGAAGGAATTGCTCGCCGACTCTCGCTACTCTTATTTAGTCATTCTCGGCGATCCCGGTTCCGGAAAATCGACGCTGTTGCAGTATATCGCCTTGGAATGGGCAGAACATAAGATTGAAGAATTGCCCAATCTTCCCGTTCCTCTTCTCATCGAACTGCGAACTTATATCCGCAGTCGAGAAAAAGGAGAATGTAAGAACTTTTTGGAGTTTGTTAACCACAGTAGCGGTTGGGTAAACCATTTAAACCAGCATCAGTTGGTAGAAGAATTAACAGCAGGCAACGCGATAATCTTGTTCGACGGTTTAGATGAAATTTTTGACCGAAGCCTACGAGAAGATGTCGTTAATCAGATTCATAACTTCACGCAAGCCTACGATAAAGTCCGGGCCATTGTCACCTCGCGCGTAATTGGTTATAAGGCGCAGCGCTTGCGCGATGCCGGTTTTTCCCACTTCCTGCTTCAGGACTTAGAGAACGAACAAATCGAAGACTTTATTCAACGCTGGCACGAACGAACTTACCCCAGTTGGGAGGAACGCCAGCGCAAGCAAGAACGATTTGTTAAAGCCATCAAAACCTCGAAAGCGATTCGAGAACTGGCGGGGAATCCCTTGTTGCTGACGATGATGGCAATTTTAAATCGCGGTCGAGAATTACCCAGAGATAGGGAACAACTTTACGCCCAAGCTTCCCAGTTATTGTTGCATCAGTGGGATATCGAGCGGCAACTGATAGACCAAAAATTGGATCCGATGGCGATCGATTTTCGCGACAAACAAGCCATGCTGCGGCGGGTGGCTCGGATGCTCCAAACTAGCGAGAAAGGATTAGCAGGAAATATCATTGCCGTGCAGCAACTCGAAGCCGCGATCGAGGAGTTTTTAAAGGAAAAAGAAATTAAAGACGCGCGAACGGTGGCGCGGTTGCTCGTGCAGCAGTTGCGAGAGCGAAACTTTATTTTGTGTTCCTTGGGCAGCGATTATTATGCCTTCGTCCATCGCACTTTTTTAGAATATTTCTGCGCTTGGGATTTGGTGTGGGAGTTTAAAGAAACGCGGACGCTGACACTGGAGCAGTTGAGGGCGGAAGTTTTCGGGCAGCACTGGCGGGATGAGGCGTGGCAGGAAGTGTTGCGGCTGATTTGTGCGATGTTGGATGCGCGGTTCGTGGGGGAGATTTTGGAAGATTTGTTGCAGCGGGAAGAAGAAGAGTTTAAGAATGTGTTTTTTGCGGCGAGTTGCTTGCAGGAGGTGCGGGAACGGGGGAAGATTGCGGCGATTGATGGGAAAGTGCGAGAGCGCGTTATCAGTTTGATTAGTTACGATTTGCCCTACGCTTACGAGGAGTGGTATAAAAAGGCTTTGAAAGTTGCCATGATTCGCGCTCAAGCCGTCAAGACCGTCGCGACAACCTGGCAAGACCACTCCGATACCCTGCACATCCTCAAACAACGCGCCACCACTGATGAAGATGAGTTCGTGCGATACGCAGCAATAAAAACTTTAGCCCAACATTACCGGGAGGACAGCGATACCCTGTCCCTCCTCAAACAACGCGCCACCACTGATGAATCTGGGAACGTGCGACAGGCAGCAGTGGAAGCCTTAGCGCAATATTACCCAGACGACCGCGATACCCTCCCCATCCTCAAACAACGCGCTACCACTGATGAAGAGGCGTATGTGCAACAGGCAGCAGTGACAGTCTTAGCCCAATATTACCCAGACGACAGCGATACCCTGCCCTGGCTCAAACAACGCGCCACCACTGATGAACATTGGAACGTGCGACAGGCAGCAGTGACAGTCTTAGCCCAATATTACCCAGACGACAGCGATACCCTGCCCTGGCTCAAACAACGTTCCACCACTGATGAAGAGGCGTATGTGCGAGGGGCAGCAGTGGAAGCCTTAGCCCAACATTACCCAGACGACAGCGATACCCTGCCCTGGCTCAAACAACGCGCCACCACTGATGAACATTGGAACGTGCGACGGGCAGCAGTGTCAGCCTTAGCCCGACATTACCGAGACGACAGCGATACCCTCCCCTGGCTCAAACAACGCGCCACCACTGATGAATATTGGTATGTGCGATGGACAGCAGTGACAGCCTTAGCCCAACATTACCGAGACGACAGCGATACCCTGCCCATCCTCAAACAACGCGCCACCACTGATGAAGATGAGACCGTGCGAGAGGCAGCAGTGTCAGCCTTAGCTCAACATTACCGAGACGACAGCGATACCCTGCCCATCCTCAAACAACGCGCCACCACTGATGAAGATGAGACCGTGCGACAGGCAGCAGTGTCAGCCTTAGCCCAACATTACCGAGACGACAGCGATACCCTCCCCTGGCTCAAACAACGCGCCACCACTGATGAACATGGGAGCGTGCGACGGGCAGCAGTAGAAGCCTTAGCCCAACATTACCGAGACGACAGCGATACCCTGCCCATCCTCAAACAATGCGCCACCACTGATGAACATTGGTATGTGCGACGGACCGCAATGGAAGCGTTAGCCCAACATTACCGAGACGACGGAGAAACATTTGCAATCTTGTGTGCCTGCGCGCTCCACGACCCTTTTATCCGCGAGCAAGATCGGCAAACGAATCCCCGACAGGTTGCGCTAAAAAACCTCGTTAAATGGGTCAAGTTTGGAGAAGAAAATCCGGAGCGAAAAGAGCGCGTCCTCGCCATTTTACAAGACCGCGCTGCCAACGACGCGGACGAACAATTTCGTGTATGGGCGCAGCAGGAATTAGCAAAATGGTAG